From Aphelocoma coerulescens isolate FSJ_1873_10779 chromosome 15, UR_Acoe_1.0, whole genome shotgun sequence, one genomic window encodes:
- the SNAP29 gene encoding synaptosomal-associated protein 29, giving the protein MSALPRSYNPFAEDEEEDVAPAGPGGAGGADRQRFLQQEVLRRSAATADSTTRSLSLLYESERIGVAASEELIRQGEALKRTEQMVDKMDQDLKTSQRHINSIKSVWGGLVNYFKAKPPESKPEQNGAPEYYANSRLKEAMTSSKEQESKYQESHPNLRKLDNSDNDFNKADLVSSVQRDAYPKNQQLRAYHQKIDNNLDEMSSGLSRLKSLALGLQTEIEEQDDMLDRLTKKVETLDVNIKNTDRKVRQL; this is encoded by the exons ATGTCGGCGCTCCCGAGGAGCTACAACCCGTTcgcggaggacgaggaggaggatgtgGCGCCGGCGGgtcccggcggggcgggcggcgcggacCGGCAGCGgttcctgcagcaggaggtgctgcGCCGCTCCGCCGCCACTGCCGACAGCACCACCCGCTCGCTGTCGCTCCTCTACGAGTCCGAGCGCATCGGCGTGGCCGCCTCCGAG GAGCTCATCCGTCAGGGAGAGGCACTGAAGCGCACGGAGCAGATGGTGGATAAAATGGACCAGGACTTGAAGACGAGTCAAAGGCACATAAACAGCATCAAGAGTGTTTGGGGGGGCTTGGTAAACTACTTCAAAGCCAAACCCCCAGAGAGCAAGCCAGAGCAGAATGGAGCCCCTGAATATTATGCTAACAGCAG gTTAAAAGAAGCAATGACGTCTAGTAAAGAACAAGAGTCAAAATACCAGGAAAGCCATCCAAATTTAAGGAAGCTAGATAATTCAG ACAATGATTTCAACAAAGCAGATTTAGTTTCTTCAGTGCAAAGGGATGCCTACCCAAAGAACCAACAATTGCGAGCTTACCACCAGAAGATTGATAACAACTTAG ATGAGATGTCTTCTGGGCTGAGTCGCCTGAAAAGCCTTGCTCTTGGCCTGCAGACTGAAATAGAAGAGCAGGATGATATGTTGGATCGGCTCACAAAGAAAGTAGAGACACTGGATGTCAACATCAAAAACACCGATAGGAAAGTCCGACAACTGTAA